The following are encoded in a window of Limibacter armeniacum genomic DNA:
- a CDS encoding phage portal protein has product MIEVQVGTDEEVLNETTLPKQDIYNRLAISAVFNAIWLYSQSIAMMKKTVKREGVELPKTHYTRKLLFEPAPVYSRFDFWAGVITNLFSEGEAFAYIHRTDTGIPFSYEICRLGHFDVFENGTIEYDLISTWERENEKKSVL; this is encoded by the coding sequence ATGATAGAAGTACAAGTCGGTACAGATGAAGAAGTACTAAACGAAACCACGCTACCCAAACAGGATATCTACAACCGGTTAGCTATCAGTGCAGTGTTCAATGCCATCTGGCTTTACTCACAGAGCATTGCCATGATGAAAAAGACAGTAAAGCGGGAAGGGGTGGAGCTTCCGAAAACACACTATACACGAAAGCTCCTTTTTGAGCCCGCACCTGTTTACAGCCGCTTTGATTTCTGGGCAGGGGTCATTACCAACCTTTTCAGTGAAGGTGAAGCATTCGCTTATATCCACCGGACTGATACAGGGATTCCTTTCAGTTATGAGATATGCCGTTTGGGTCACTTTGATGTGTTTGAGAACGGAACAATAGAATATGACCTGATCAGTACCTGGGAAAGGGAAAATGAGAAGAAGTCAGTCCTATAA
- a CDS encoding phage portal protein has product MRRSQSYKEVLHFKLPVSFEGLQGLSPNICKQGSDAIYHALNHVKNAFRNGLKRPSVLMVQDKLNQRKGEGTSTSFETKVRNLDKDEWSALVLQSGLDVKEIGSTLKDAEAVAIINALVDEIARAFNIPSSLLKSINRSSYKSLEEHTQEFITFSLLPIVVMLEAELERKAASYEEIGTLDYVFNMDDLNRGNISARMQKYETMFHTAAISPDEIRREENMQPKGEPWSDDYYMRRDVAPVKQLNDLVNSQIQEAISKNKNSNTETNED; this is encoded by the coding sequence ATGAGAAGAAGTCAGTCCTATAAGGAAGTGCTTCATTTCAAGTTGCCTGTTTCTTTTGAAGGGTTACAGGGGCTTTCGCCCAATATCTGCAAGCAGGGTTCAGATGCCATCTACCATGCACTGAACCATGTGAAAAATGCTTTCCGAAATGGCTTGAAACGTCCTTCTGTATTGATGGTTCAGGATAAGCTGAACCAGCGAAAGGGGGAAGGAACAAGTACCTCATTTGAAACCAAAGTAAGGAACCTTGATAAGGATGAATGGAGTGCATTGGTGTTACAGTCTGGATTGGATGTTAAGGAGATCGGTTCCACACTGAAAGATGCGGAAGCAGTCGCCATAATCAATGCATTGGTGGATGAGATCGCAAGGGCATTCAATATTCCTTCCTCATTGCTGAAGTCGATCAACAGATCATCCTACAAGTCACTTGAAGAACACACACAGGAGTTTATCACTTTCTCATTGTTGCCAATTGTGGTAATGCTGGAAGCAGAACTGGAGCGGAAAGCAGCAAGCTATGAGGAAATAGGAACCCTCGATTATGTATTCAATATGGATGACTTGAACCGAGGGAATATTTCAGCAAGGATGCAGAAGTATGAAACCATGTTCCATACGGCAGCTATTTCACCGGATGAGATCAGGAGGGAAGAAAACATGCAGCCGAAAGGTGAGCCATGGAGTGACGATTACTATATGAGGCGTGATGTGGCACCAGTTAAGCAACTGAATGATCTTGTCAACTCACAGATACAGGAAGCAATCAGTAAAAACAAGAATTCTAATACAGAGACAAATGAAGATTGA
- a CDS encoding site-specific integrase → MPNLFKSRFVFRASKSNNGFGTLFIRVTVNGQRAASKPSTGVKVLKENWDSTSQRIIKGKKKEEVNNLLSSIENRLFRIMTRLNDQGKFTADEVLQEYHLDYKEIVFEDVIENFMTYKAKRVKLVTLQTLQKRWNSLKTIMGKDIKRLFNEIDEAYLMRVYENLMDKGDSHNYVCRIIELVKAAYKYAVREKVIRYSPAENLELKRIENKNIKYLTIEELYLIINHEYLSPTTQEAADFFLFQCFTGFHYNEVLNFDYDKDVIWDSEVGEMIFMERRKTEFYNPMPARLPLLAEAKKILEKYDYNLPIPSNQYYNKSLKEVAYLAGIRKPISTKWARSTFATLFAELDIPIETLKEALGHGSIRITEKYYVTVQNQKIMRDINQGAQRLRNRFSKVAGH, encoded by the coding sequence ATGCCCAATCTATTTAAATCTAGGTTTGTATTCAGAGCCAGTAAATCCAATAATGGTTTTGGAACACTATTTATTCGTGTAACGGTCAATGGTCAGAGGGCTGCCAGCAAGCCCAGTACTGGAGTTAAAGTGCTTAAAGAAAATTGGGACTCAACCAGTCAGAGAATTATCAAAGGGAAAAAGAAGGAGGAGGTTAATAACTTACTGTCTTCTATTGAAAACAGGCTGTTTAGAATAATGACAAGACTAAATGACCAGGGGAAGTTTACAGCAGATGAGGTTTTGCAGGAGTACCATTTGGACTATAAAGAGATCGTGTTTGAAGATGTGATTGAGAATTTTATGACCTATAAAGCTAAAAGGGTTAAGCTTGTAACACTTCAGACACTACAAAAAAGATGGAACTCACTTAAAACAATAATGGGAAAGGATATTAAGCGGCTTTTCAATGAAATTGATGAAGCTTACTTAATGAGAGTATATGAAAACCTGATGGATAAAGGAGACTCCCATAATTATGTGTGTAGAATAATTGAATTAGTAAAAGCTGCGTATAAATATGCTGTACGGGAAAAAGTAATTCGGTATAGCCCTGCCGAAAACCTTGAACTAAAGCGAATTGAAAATAAGAATATCAAGTATCTGACTATTGAGGAGTTATATTTAATCATAAACCATGAATACCTTTCTCCAACTACTCAAGAAGCGGCAGATTTCTTTTTATTTCAGTGCTTTACCGGATTTCATTACAATGAGGTATTGAACTTTGACTATGACAAAGATGTGATTTGGGACAGTGAAGTAGGAGAAATGATCTTTATGGAACGAAGGAAGACGGAGTTTTATAATCCAATGCCAGCCCGTTTGCCTTTACTTGCTGAAGCAAAAAAGATTCTTGAAAAATATGATTATAATCTTCCTATACCATCTAATCAGTATTATAATAAATCCTTGAAAGAAGTTGCTTATTTGGCAGGGATTAGAAAGCCAATTTCAACAAAATGGGCAAGATCTACATTTGCAACCTTATTTGCTGAACTAGATATACCAATAGAGACATTAAAAGAGGCTTTGGGTCATGGGTCAATTCGTATTACAGAAAAGTATTATGTGACAGTGCAGAATCAAAAAATTATGAGAGATATAAACCAAGGAGCCCAAAGGCTAAGGAATAGATTTTCAAAAGTGGCAGGGCATTAA
- a CDS encoding fibronectin type III domain-containing protein, which translates to MAIITKYTSSSGFVGANQACGLSHGKIAFLVVVQGDAKAWDMADAALWKTKMEDGTIKTIFKCRGNLAAGSTSTKQASGTRSDQNTGTAFSHPVIIDNYENAMGILNQICQPCANYGAILVFKDYTAAVILDNTDEQNFLPVRYDFNGQSEGSETSTREASGTVNWTALHKEFYTKVPSEVFLSPAAPSGLVSANEDADSFDLTFDAVAGATQYRLDVATDLAFTSKVVGFDDKVITSSGSVTETTTVDGLAASTSYFVRVRAVNGAGTSANSKIIQVLTTA; encoded by the coding sequence ATGGCAATTATCACAAAATACACCTCCTCTTCCGGCTTTGTGGGAGCCAATCAGGCATGCGGTCTGTCCCACGGAAAGATTGCATTCCTGGTGGTGGTTCAAGGGGATGCCAAGGCGTGGGACATGGCGGATGCCGCACTGTGGAAGACTAAGATGGAGGATGGCACGATCAAGACCATCTTCAAGTGCCGTGGCAATCTGGCGGCTGGTTCCACCTCCACAAAGCAGGCATCAGGCACAAGGTCTGACCAGAACACGGGAACGGCTTTCTCCCATCCGGTCATCATTGACAACTATGAGAATGCCATGGGGATCCTGAACCAGATCTGCCAGCCATGCGCCAACTACGGGGCCATACTGGTATTCAAGGACTATACCGCTGCCGTGATCCTGGACAACACCGATGAGCAGAACTTCCTGCCGGTGCGCTACGATTTCAACGGCCAGTCGGAAGGTTCCGAAACATCGACAAGGGAGGCATCAGGCACGGTGAACTGGACAGCCCTGCACAAGGAGTTCTACACCAAGGTACCTTCAGAGGTATTCCTGAGCCCTGCAGCTCCTTCAGGCTTGGTATCCGCCAATGAGGATGCAGACAGTTTTGATTTGACCTTTGATGCTGTGGCTGGAGCAACCCAGTACCGATTGGATGTGGCCACTGACCTGGCATTCACCAGCAAGGTCGTAGGTTTTGATGACAAGGTCATCACCTCTTCGGGAAGCGTAACCGAAACCACCACGGTGGATGGCCTTGCCGCTTCCACCAGCTACTTTGTCAGGGTGAGGGCAGTGAACGGGGCAGGCACCTCTGCCAACTCGAAAATCATTCAGGTATTGACCACTGCCTAA
- a CDS encoding P27 family phage terminase small subunit, whose product MKALKDELEGLGLQIYNALIRLLKKEKIYKASDSLNCYLIADSMDKFVRANNELRDSVLKTSTSREGHERIYKHPAFEVRSTCLKEILDTLKSLGLDKAQQEKFMTAMEQEVKEYEPKTGAEKFLVHKMSRRDKNGKVKKIS is encoded by the coding sequence ATGAAAGCACTTAAAGATGAACTTGAGGGACTGGGTTTACAGATCTACAATGCGCTGATTCGGCTACTCAAAAAGGAGAAGATTTACAAGGCTTCCGACTCTTTGAATTGCTACCTGATAGCAGACTCGATGGATAAGTTTGTAAGAGCTAATAATGAGCTCAGAGATTCCGTGTTGAAAACTTCAACTAGTAGAGAAGGACATGAGCGAATTTATAAGCATCCAGCTTTTGAAGTCAGGTCAACCTGTTTGAAGGAGATCCTTGATACACTCAAGTCACTGGGGTTGGACAAGGCCCAGCAGGAGAAGTTTATGACAGCCATGGAACAGGAAGTGAAGGAATACGAGCCTAAGACAGGTGCAGAGAAATTCCTAGTTCACAAGATGTCAAGAAGGGATAAGAATGGAAAGGTTAAAAAGATATCTTGA
- a CDS encoding terminase TerL endonuclease subunit: MERLKRYLDYIEDPDNELVGNHTRLAAKRFRIMETLFEFRREGVEDFIFFAEECCGFQLMPFQVFLAAIIFGFYHVGTNNRVVKEFILFGSRKIGKTAIISLINLFIEQSTDLEDVELYTCATKREQAQILVRSINKVVQRYDPDEEILEANKNDIKNKHSLSFIRAMANNSMKSDGLEPLVATFDEISAYENYDMVGVLESGMVTTFATGQSLILKLTTANFNIEYPFHAELERYRLMLQGKLEEEEGEEDDYSTFPLLYEMDDPDMWESPQGWAQACPALDIHPVNDDFSLAPINFYYRRLAKAKKSGLDKLDFKVKNCNLFTRDNTTSFVELEYWDECKRLFEEDMFYDRKCIMGFDLSSTSDLTSINLFYLPTDEDPFFRTKVFAFTTQKYFEEHRGTLQKFLDDGELIIMGERTINELKLLDFIEELINDNLIVSLSYDRWGAKLLIKKIIDRVGDLVDIVEEYKQTSQHLTAPIKYLKKLILDGSIAQDGNGLMRWCMGNVNLEVYDSGNVRMSKTKSSGKIDPVIALVNAVGRYIDLEELEGNLIDEDSMLVI; this comes from the coding sequence ATGGAAAGGTTAAAAAGATATCTTGATTATATCGAGGATCCGGATAATGAGCTGGTAGGCAACCATACAAGGTTAGCAGCAAAGCGGTTCCGGATTATGGAAACCCTTTTTGAATTCAGGAGGGAAGGAGTTGAGGACTTTATCTTTTTTGCCGAGGAGTGCTGTGGTTTTCAGCTCATGCCGTTTCAGGTTTTTCTGGCTGCCATCATTTTTGGTTTCTACCATGTGGGAACCAATAACAGGGTGGTGAAAGAGTTTATTCTTTTCGGATCCAGAAAGATTGGAAAGACGGCTATCATTTCCCTGATCAACCTTTTCATTGAACAGTCAACAGACCTTGAGGATGTAGAATTATATACTTGTGCAACAAAGCGTGAACAGGCCCAGATTCTGGTACGCTCCATCAACAAGGTTGTGCAAAGGTATGATCCGGATGAAGAGATTCTGGAAGCCAACAAGAATGATATCAAGAATAAGCATTCGCTTTCATTCATTCGGGCGATGGCCAATAACTCCATGAAGTCCGATGGTCTGGAACCACTGGTGGCCACCTTTGACGAGATTTCAGCTTATGAGAATTACGATATGGTGGGGGTGTTGGAATCAGGGATGGTTACCACATTTGCTACAGGACAATCACTTATACTGAAGCTGACAACAGCAAACTTCAACATCGAGTACCCATTTCATGCGGAGCTGGAGAGGTACAGGCTTATGCTGCAAGGGAAACTGGAGGAGGAAGAAGGGGAAGAGGATGATTACAGTACCTTTCCACTCCTGTATGAGATGGATGATCCGGACATGTGGGAAAGTCCCCAAGGTTGGGCACAGGCTTGCCCAGCACTGGATATTCATCCTGTCAATGATGACTTTTCACTGGCTCCTATCAATTTCTATTACCGAAGGCTGGCCAAGGCCAAGAAAAGCGGACTGGACAAACTGGACTTCAAGGTTAAGAACTGTAACCTTTTCACCCGTGACAATACCACATCATTTGTAGAGCTGGAGTACTGGGATGAATGCAAGCGACTGTTTGAGGAGGATATGTTTTATGACCGTAAATGTATTATGGGCTTTGACCTTTCCTCTACCAGTGACTTGACTTCTATCAACCTGTTCTACTTGCCAACAGATGAAGACCCTTTTTTCAGAACAAAGGTATTTGCCTTTACCACCCAGAAATACTTTGAGGAACACCGAGGGACACTTCAGAAGTTTTTGGATGATGGTGAGCTGATCATTATGGGAGAAAGAACCATCAATGAATTGAAGCTCCTTGACTTCATAGAGGAACTGATCAATGATAACCTGATTGTTTCACTTAGTTATGACCGATGGGGAGCCAAATTGCTGATCAAGAAAATCATTGACCGTGTTGGTGATCTGGTGGACATTGTGGAGGAATACAAGCAAACCTCACAACACCTTACTGCCCCAATCAAATACCTTAAAAAACTGATCCTTGACGGTTCCATTGCTCAGGATGGTAATGGACTGATGCGCTGGTGCATGGGTAACGTGAATCTGGAAGTATATGACTCAGGGAATGTCCGGATGAGTAAAACCAAGTCCTCCGGAAAGATTGACCCTGTGATTGCACTCGTGAATGCGGTGGGTAGGTACATAGACCTTGAAGAACTGGAAGGAAACCTTATTGATGAAGATTCAATGCTAGTGATATGA
- a CDS encoding HK97 family phage prohead protease: protein MKIENAEYRSIEAAVSVELKEESKHIVGRGITFNEWSNVMYDKESVGNHLFREMILPEAVSDELLRGDIKSFAYHERSGSHLLGRTSSGTMTVSKRQDGVYYAVQTPETNIGRDAYAQAERGDLKGSSFIFLTDYKDRNKVEIDYSKTPVEVKIRKIDRIISMDPVVDPAYSRSEVSARSISVIEQYSQELKRKDDYIKKLEEYKTI from the coding sequence ATGAAGATTGAAAACGCTGAATACAGGAGTATTGAGGCAGCGGTTTCGGTGGAACTGAAGGAAGAGTCTAAGCACATTGTAGGCAGGGGAATCACTTTCAACGAGTGGAGTAATGTGATGTACGACAAAGAAAGTGTGGGTAATCACCTTTTCAGGGAAATGATATTGCCTGAAGCAGTATCAGATGAATTGCTTCGAGGTGATATCAAGTCATTCGCCTACCATGAGCGTTCTGGATCCCATTTGCTGGGGCGAACATCCTCAGGAACCATGACCGTGAGTAAAAGACAAGACGGTGTATACTATGCTGTCCAGACACCGGAGACCAATATTGGCAGGGATGCCTATGCACAGGCAGAGCGGGGAGACCTTAAAGGGAGTAGCTTTATTTTCCTGACCGATTACAAGGATCGTAACAAGGTGGAAATTGACTATTCCAAAACACCAGTGGAAGTCAAGATCAGAAAGATTGACCGAATTATCAGTATGGATCCGGTGGTGGATCCTGCTTATAGCCGTTCGGAGGTATCCGCAAGGAGCATATCTGTTATTGAACAGTATTCACAGGAGCTCAAGCGCAAAGACGATTACATCAAGAAACTAGAGGAGTATAAAACAATTTAA